A region from the Populus trichocarpa isolate Nisqually-1 chromosome 18, P.trichocarpa_v4.1, whole genome shotgun sequence genome encodes:
- the LOC127903874 gene encoding disease resistance protein At4g27190-like produces MTRPNDPFWDHVEKLDDGRFNCKFCGYKFAAAASVTMIKWHLSGVQGRGVTICRQVQNLKRGSSLERPSINQADEPRGDSSPPKDLLCLGLGSYHDQLCSPSAKNDVIMDDVQNIFREKTEPVASMLEQSYAILNKLAGDDGRIQVGVQAIEQGAEEELICSHPEAGSGMENTCEGFIQHVDRNVSPERARLMENSSGRLVQSSTSASSTKLVGRAFEQNIKVIRSWLMDDEISTIGIYGMGGVGKTTLLQHIRNELLERQDISRSVYWVNVPQGFKIEELQDLIAKYLHLDLSSKDDDLSRAVKLAKELAKKQKWILILDDLWNSFEPQEVGIPIPLEGSKLIMTTRSEMVCRQMNSRNNIRVDALSDEESWTLFTERLGQDIPLSPEVERIVVDVARECAGLPLGIVTLAASLKGIDDLHEWRTTLKRLKESNFWDMEDQIFQILRLSYDCLDDSAQQCFVYCALFDERHKIEREVLIDYFIEEGIIKEMSRQAALDKGHSILDRLENICLLERIDGGSAVKMHDLLRDMAIQILDEYSLVMG; encoded by the exons ATGACTAGACCGAATGATCCATTTTGGGATCATGTTGAGAAGCTGGATGATGGTCGTTTCAACTGTAAATTTTGTGGCTATaaatttgctgctgctgcttccgTTACGATGATCAAATGGCATTTGTCAGGAGTCCAAGGGCGTGGTGTTACAATTTGTAGACAAGTGCAGAATCTGAAGAGAGGTAGCTCTCTTGAGAGGCCATCAATTAATCAAGCCGACGAGCCTCGAGGAGATTCATCCCCGCCAAAGGATCTATTGTGTCTTGGCCTTGGAAGTTATCATGATCAACTCTGTTCTCCATCTGCAAAAAACGATGTCATTATGGATGATGTGCAGAACATATTTAGAGAGAAAACAGAACCAGTAGCTAGTATGTTGGAGCAAAGCTATGCAATACTTAATAAATTGGCAGGTGATGATGGAAGGATACAAGTGGGAGTTCAGGCCATCGAACAAGGTGCAGAGGAAGAGTTAATTTGTTCGCATCCAGAAGCAGGAAGTGGCATGGAAAACACCTGTGAAGGATTTATTCAGCATGTTGACAGAAATGTCTCCCCAG AACGAGCTAGATTAATGGAGAACAGTAGTGGAAGATTAGTGCAGTCCAGCACAAGTGCCAGCTCTACAAAGCTAGTGGGTCGAGCATTTGAACAGAATATAAAGGTGATACGGTCTTGGTTAATGGATGATGAAATCTCAACCATTGGCATTTATGGAATGGGAGGAGTTGGTAAAACGACATTGCTGCAACATATCCGCAATGAGCTTCTAGAAAGACAAGATATTTCTCGTAGTGTTTACTGGGTGAATGTGCCTCAAGGTTTCAAGATTGAAGAATTGCAAGATCTTATTGCTAAATATCTTCATTTAGATCTTTCAAGCAAAGATGATGATCTGTCTAGAGCTGTCAAACTGGCAAAAGAActagcaaagaaacaaaaatggattctcattttagatgatttgtggaacTCTTTTGAGCCACAAGAAGTGGGGATTCCTATCCCATTGGAAGGATCCAAGCTCATTATGACAACTCGATCAGAAATGGTTTGTCGTCAGATGAATAGCCGAAACAATATAAGAGTGGATGCTCTTTCTGATGAAGAATCTTGGACCTTGTTCACGGAGAGGCTTGGACAAGACATACCACTTTCTCCAGAAGTGGAACGAATTGTTGTAGATGTTGCAAGGGAATGTGCTGGTTTGCCTTTGGGAATTGTTACATTAGCAGCAAGTTTGAAGGGAATCGATGACCTACATGAGTGGAGGACTACATTGAAGAGAttgaaagaatcaaattttTGGGACATGGAAGATCAAATATTCCAGATATTAAGATTGAGTTATGATTGTTTAGATGATTCAGCACAACAATGTTTTGTATATTGTGCATTATTTGATGAACGTCATAAGATTGAAAGGGAGGTGTTGATAGATTATTTCATCGAGGAGGggataattaaagaaatgagTAGGCAAGCAGCACTTGACAAGGGCCACTCAATTCTTGATAGACTAGAAAATATCTGCTTATTGGAAAGAATTGATGGTGGTAGTGCtgtcaagatgcatgacttgCTTAGGGACATGGCCATCCAAATACTGGATGAGTACTCTCTAGTCATG ggttaa